In the Leptospiraceae bacterium genome, one interval contains:
- a CDS encoding MCE family protein, with protein sequence MPLQEIGVAIPIFYMMKFSSNAIVGLGFTAFMLVSFYFTIIKQVDIDSKYPYKLKLYYSKIDGIRKGTEVYLNGILFGMVNSFQEISANDVPDKRFLEYGKSDAIELVLKISEPLTLWNNYKIRFKNTTMFSGRTIEIDPGSYEGESSTYFQPSFRTGEKIPDFSPSASYYDDFFASSARLIEDNRPEIKIAVENLTEVSTKLQYGNGTLPQFINNDIVYDALAETASDLSIFGKDLRRTQESLRESNIIPAPFAINLYKRNTTIGRISDRLYVVKPQSQKNLELYYKSKLLGL encoded by the coding sequence TTGCCACTTCAAGAAATTGGGGTGGCTATTCCGATATTCTATATGATGAAATTTTCTTCTAATGCAATAGTAGGACTTGGATTTACGGCATTTATGCTTGTAAGTTTTTATTTCACGATTATCAAACAAGTTGATATAGATTCCAAATACCCTTACAAGCTCAAACTATACTACTCAAAGATAGACGGGATCCGAAAAGGTACAGAAGTTTATCTAAATGGTATTTTATTTGGAATGGTGAATAGTTTTCAAGAAATCTCTGCAAATGATGTCCCTGATAAAAGATTTTTAGAATATGGGAAAAGCGATGCAATAGAATTGGTTCTGAAAATTTCAGAGCCTTTGACTTTATGGAATAATTACAAAATTCGATTTAAGAATACTACAATGTTTTCTGGAAGAACAATCGAAATAGACCCCGGATCTTATGAAGGCGAATCTTCTACCTATTTTCAACCAAGTTTTAGAACAGGAGAAAAAATTCCTGACTTTTCTCCATCGGCAAGTTACTATGACGATTTTTTTGCATCTTCTGCAAGACTAATAGAGGACAACCGTCCAGAGATTAAAATTGCAGTAGAGAATCTAACCGAAGTTTCAACAAAACTTCAATACGGAAACGGGACTCTCCCACAATTCATCAATAACGATATAGTTTATGATGCGTTAGCCGAAACAGCAAGCGACCTGAGCATATTTGGAAAAGATTTAAGAAGAACCCAAGAATCACTTAGAGAGTCCAATATTATCCCTGCACCTTTTGCAATCAATCTTTATAAAAGAAATACTACAATCGGTAGAATTTCTGATAGGCTTTATGTTGTAAAACCACAAAGTCAAAAAAATCTTGAACTATATTACAAATCAAAACTACTTGGCTTATGA
- a CDS encoding flagellar FlbD family protein, whose translation MIVVHRLNKSEVVINASQIESLESTPDTVIVLVNDKRYIVRETISEVIDKVIEYKKKIFQFPFNGTEKKG comes from the coding sequence TTGATCGTAGTCCACAGGTTAAACAAAAGCGAAGTAGTAATAAACGCTAGTCAGATTGAATCATTAGAATCAACCCCCGATACTGTAATCGTACTCGTAAATGACAAAAGATATATAGTACGAGAAACTATATCTGAAGTCATAGATAAGGTTATAGAATATAAAAAAAAGATATTTCAATTTCCTTTTAATGGAACAGAAAAAAAGGGATAA
- a CDS encoding motility protein A: protein MDIATIIGLAFGLTVLLLGTITAGLNPMSILDIPSILITFGGGIAATVISTSWSNTMNIVNVSKKAFSEPKFDIPGLITTLVSFSEKARREGLLALEDDVSELPDEFLRKGIQLVVDGTDPELVRNIMETEMSNIASRHSSGRNWWDSLGGLAPGFGMLGTLIGLIGMLKNMGSGDSSAIGIGMAAALITTLYGSFISNLLAIPMVKKLMMRSEDELSMKQIMIEGTLSIQSGDNPRIVKEKLSSFLSPSERGALKDDEK, encoded by the coding sequence ATGGATATAGCTACAATCATTGGTTTAGCGTTTGGTTTGACAGTACTACTACTTGGAACTATAACAGCGGGTTTAAATCCGATGTCGATTTTGGATATTCCTTCGATTTTGATTACATTTGGTGGTGGTATTGCTGCAACAGTTATTTCTACTTCTTGGTCAAATACAATGAATATTGTAAATGTATCGAAAAAAGCATTCTCCGAACCAAAATTCGATATACCCGGACTTATTACTACTCTTGTTTCTTTTTCAGAAAAAGCAAGAAGAGAAGGACTACTTGCACTCGAAGATGATGTTTCTGAGTTGCCCGATGAATTTCTTCGTAAAGGAATTCAACTTGTAGTGGACGGAACAGACCCTGAATTAGTGAGAAATATCATGGAAACTGAAATGTCGAATATTGCCTCGAGACACTCCTCGGGTAGGAACTGGTGGGATTCCCTAGGTGGTCTTGCTCCCGGATTTGGAATGCTTGGAACTCTTATCGGACTTATCGGTATGTTGAAAAACATGGGCTCTGGAGATTCGAGTGCAATCGGTATCGGTATGGCTGCTGCTCTTATTACCACGCTTTACGGATCTTTTATATCCAACCTGCTCGCTATCCCAATGGTAAAAAAACTCATGATGAGAAGTGAAGACGAATTATCCATGAAACAAATTATGATAGAAGGCACATTGTCCATCCAATCCGGGGACAACCCTAGGATTGTAAAAGAAAAACTTTCCAGCTTCCTCTCTCCTTCCGAAAGAGGAGCCTTGAAAGATGATGAAAAATAG
- a CDS encoding glycosyltransferase, with the protein MKVAVIHDWLTGMRGGEKVLESILKIFPNSELFTLFYSKGSLSPLIENRKIHTAFTDKLPFKKSKYRNYLPLFPTAIETFDLRGFDLILSSSHCVAKGIISPPDSTHISYIHSPMRYVWDMYYEYFPKKSGIKNFLIQFISNYLRIWDVTSAQRVDKYVCNSKFVAKRVKKYYSKDSNVIYPPCLETGTKIINEKKEDYYLIVSAFAPYKRIDLAIESFRINGKKLVIIGSGQDEGILKKSAPKNITFLSGVSKTEIEEYYKRARGFIFPGLEDFGITPVEAQKFCTPVIAYGKGGVLETVNDKKTGVFFQNQNIGDLNEAIMVSEKIRYNPEDFQKNIERFTEEKFIIEMKNTVDEVLRGNISFDRSPQVKQKRSSNKR; encoded by the coding sequence ATGAAAGTTGCGGTCATTCACGATTGGCTAACAGGGATGCGGGGAGGAGAAAAAGTACTTGAGTCTATTTTAAAAATTTTTCCAAATTCTGAACTTTTTACACTCTTCTATTCAAAGGGCAGCCTAAGCCCTCTAATCGAAAATCGAAAAATCCATACTGCATTTACAGATAAACTCCCATTTAAAAAATCTAAGTATAGAAATTATCTGCCTCTATTCCCAACTGCCATAGAAACGTTTGATTTAAGAGGATTTGATCTAATTCTTTCCAGCTCTCATTGTGTAGCAAAAGGAATAATCTCCCCTCCGGATTCAACGCACATTTCTTATATCCATTCACCCATGCGTTACGTTTGGGATATGTACTACGAGTATTTTCCGAAAAAATCCGGGATAAAAAATTTCTTGATTCAGTTCATCTCTAACTACTTAAGAATATGGGACGTAACCAGTGCTCAAAGGGTAGATAAATATGTGTGCAATTCTAAATTTGTAGCAAAAAGAGTGAAGAAATACTATTCCAAAGACTCTAATGTAATCTACCCGCCGTGTTTGGAAACTGGTACCAAAATAATCAATGAAAAAAAAGAGGATTATTACCTAATTGTTTCTGCCTTTGCTCCCTACAAAAGAATTGATCTCGCAATAGAATCTTTTCGTATCAATGGAAAAAAGTTAGTAATCATTGGAAGCGGGCAAGACGAGGGAATTCTTAAAAAAAGTGCTCCTAAGAATATAACCTTTCTATCAGGTGTCTCTAAAACTGAAATAGAAGAGTATTATAAAAGAGCAAGAGGGTTTATTTTTCCGGGGTTAGAGGACTTTGGGATTACCCCTGTAGAAGCACAAAAATTTTGTACCCCTGTAATAGCCTACGGCAAAGGTGGGGTTTTAGAGACTGTCAATGACAAAAAGACAGGTGTTTTCTTTCAAAATCAGAATATTGGAGATTTGAACGAGGCTATAATGGTTTCAGAGAAAATTCGGTACAATCCGGAGGATTTCCAAAAGAATATTGAAAGATTTACCGAAGAAAAATTCATAATTGAAATGAAAAATACGGTCGATGAAGTACTTAGGGGTAATATAAGTTTTGATCGTAGTCCACAGGTTAAACAAAAGCGAAGTAGTAATAAACGCTAG
- a CDS encoding NADP-dependent isocitrate dehydrogenase, producing the protein MSKIKVKTPLVELDGDEMTRVIWKEIKDRFISPYLDIQLDYYDLSVTYRDKTEDKVTVDSANAIIKYGVGVKCATITPNADRVKEYSLKKEWPSPNGTIRSILDGTVFRKPIIVNNIPAAVKSWKKPIIIGRHAYGDIYKNTELIIDEPGKAEIVFTNSSGAEKARVTIQDFKTPGVVMGMHNIDKSIESFAKACFNYALSEKVNIWFATKDTISKKYHAKFRKIFDEMAVSKKSELENAKIDYSYFLIDDAVAQIIKHEGGMLWALMNYDGDVMSDMVASGFGSLGLMTSVLVSPDGKFEYEAAHGTVTRHFRKYQKGETTSTNSVASIFAWTGALAKRGELDGIPEVTSFAQNLEKAVLDTIESGEMTKDLILLTTSANKKELDTFQFMEAVQTRLNKLI; encoded by the coding sequence ATGAGTAAAATTAAAGTAAAAACCCCATTAGTAGAATTAGACGGAGACGAAATGACAAGAGTAATCTGGAAAGAAATCAAAGACAGATTCATTTCGCCCTATCTCGACATTCAGTTAGATTATTATGATTTGTCGGTTACCTATCGTGACAAGACAGAAGATAAAGTTACAGTAGACTCAGCCAATGCGATTATTAAGTATGGAGTAGGTGTAAAATGTGCAACTATTACTCCAAATGCAGACAGAGTAAAAGAATATTCCTTGAAAAAGGAATGGCCTTCTCCGAATGGAACAATTCGGTCTATCTTAGACGGGACGGTTTTTCGTAAACCAATTATTGTAAACAATATTCCTGCTGCAGTCAAGTCATGGAAAAAACCCATCATCATAGGAAGGCACGCTTATGGAGATATTTACAAAAATACAGAACTAATCATCGACGAGCCGGGGAAGGCAGAAATAGTATTTACAAATTCTTCTGGTGCAGAAAAAGCAAGAGTAACTATTCAAGATTTTAAAACTCCGGGTGTAGTGATGGGGATGCACAATATAGATAAATCCATTGAAAGTTTTGCTAAAGCTTGTTTTAATTATGCTCTATCAGAGAAAGTAAATATTTGGTTTGCAACCAAAGATACAATTTCTAAAAAATACCACGCTAAATTTAGAAAAATTTTTGATGAGATGGCAGTTTCCAAAAAATCTGAACTTGAAAACGCTAAAATTGACTATAGCTATTTTCTAATTGATGATGCAGTCGCTCAAATCATAAAGCACGAGGGAGGAATGCTCTGGGCTTTGATGAATTACGACGGGGACGTTATGAGTGATATGGTAGCATCCGGATTTGGATCACTTGGCTTAATGACTAGTGTATTAGTTTCTCCTGACGGAAAATTTGAATACGAAGCTGCACACGGAACGGTTACTAGGCACTTCCGTAAATACCAAAAAGGAGAAACGACATCTACAAATTCAGTTGCTTCTATTTTTGCTTGGACAGGAGCTCTCGCTAAAAGAGGAGAGTTAGACGGAATACCTGAGGTTACAAGTTTTGCACAAAATTTAGAAAAAGCTGTTTTAGATACGATTGAATCTGGCGAGATGACAAAAGATCTAATCCTACTAACTACAAGCGCGAATAAAAAAGAATTAGATACTTTTCAGTTTATGGAAGCAGTTCAAACAAGATTGAACAAACTAATTTAA
- the motB gene encoding flagellar motor protein MotB produces MAKQQKCPECIQKVAEYMLTYGDMVTLLLCFFIMLYTTGKTNAREMQIILSVFKSTTGFFDGGQTLSKGTLEEFGMNIESLPSQTRGKALSKAKRTATELFKPEIRAGKVRVSEDERGLVISLAGADYFDPGSAILLPEIKETLKKASGLMKELERFVRVEGHSDEDAVLPGTNPGREERIYLNNWDLAGARAINSTVYLINYGKLDPSWFQAVSFGSYRPMIVEDPGSPEAKAYNRRIDIVILTERSVKRKTSESKFGLPKSKISNTETTTEEE; encoded by the coding sequence ATGGCAAAACAACAAAAGTGTCCAGAATGTATTCAAAAAGTAGCGGAGTATATGCTTACCTATGGGGATATGGTCACTCTACTTCTATGTTTTTTTATTATGTTATACACCACAGGTAAAACTAACGCACGTGAAATGCAGATTATTTTATCTGTGTTCAAGTCAACAACCGGGTTTTTTGACGGAGGACAAACTCTATCCAAAGGTACCTTAGAAGAATTTGGAATGAATATTGAATCCCTTCCTTCACAAACAAGAGGAAAGGCTCTTTCCAAAGCAAAAAGAACTGCAACAGAATTATTTAAACCAGAAATTCGTGCAGGGAAAGTTAGGGTTTCTGAAGACGAGAGAGGGCTTGTGATTTCTTTAGCTGGGGCTGACTATTTTGATCCCGGGTCGGCTATTTTATTACCAGAAATAAAAGAAACTTTAAAGAAAGCGTCCGGGTTAATGAAAGAATTAGAAAGATTTGTAAGAGTCGAAGGACATAGTGACGAAGACGCAGTCCTACCCGGTACAAATCCCGGAAGAGAAGAAAGAATTTATTTGAATAACTGGGACCTTGCCGGTGCGAGAGCAATCAATTCCACAGTGTATCTTATTAATTATGGGAAGTTAGATCCAAGCTGGTTTCAAGCAGTAAGTTTCGGCTCATATCGACCCATGATAGTAGAAGATCCTGGCAGCCCAGAAGCAAAAGCGTATAACAGAAGAATTGATATAGTAATTTTAACAGAGAGATCGGTTAAGAGGAAAACGTCAGAGAGCAAATTCGGACTCCCTAAAAGCAAAATCTCAAACACCGAAACTACAACAGAGGAAGAATAG
- a CDS encoding flagellar basal body-associated FliL family protein: MGDAEIDDEGSAPAAEATGSSPIIKWLLYIAGAIFGIIIVVVIAMFVAQKTATSVFKQQKNIALVKAPPPLDVFRFTDEFRINTADVGESHFIKLKLSFGYDKGQAALGGELAERMPQMQNIINLIISRKTKEDLRTVVQQLDLREEIKAHINHILTNGKIKEVYFQEFIIN; encoded by the coding sequence ATGGGTGATGCAGAAATAGATGATGAAGGCAGTGCCCCGGCGGCTGAAGCGACTGGAAGTTCACCGATTATTAAATGGCTATTGTATATCGCAGGAGCCATATTTGGAATAATTATTGTTGTTGTAATAGCTATGTTTGTAGCTCAAAAAACTGCAACCAGTGTATTTAAACAACAAAAAAATATAGCATTAGTGAAAGCCCCTCCCCCACTCGACGTATTTAGATTTACAGATGAATTTAGAATAAATACTGCCGATGTCGGAGAATCTCATTTTATTAAATTGAAACTTTCTTTTGGTTACGACAAAGGGCAAGCAGCACTCGGAGGCGAGCTTGCAGAAAGGATGCCACAAATGCAAAATATCATTAATCTGATAATTTCCAGAAAGACTAAAGAAGATTTAAGAACAGTGGTTCAACAGCTTGATTTACGAGAAGAAATAAAAGCTCATATCAATCATATCTTGACAAATGGCAAGATCAAAGAAGTTTACTTTCAAGAATTTATCATCAATTAA